One genomic segment of Sphaerodactylus townsendi isolate TG3544 linkage group LG07, MPM_Stown_v2.3, whole genome shotgun sequence includes these proteins:
- the LOC125436904 gene encoding small EDRK-rich factor 1-like isoform X2 produces the protein MARGNQRELARQKNMKKAQEQNKGKRKEDALSASQRKQRDSEIMQQKQKAADEKKSLQTGAK, from the exons ATGGCCC GTGGGAACCAGCGTGAACTTGCCCGCCAGAAAAACATGAAGAAAGCTCAAgaacagaacaaaggaaaaagaaaagaggatgcattgtCTGCTTCTCAGAGGAAACAAAG AGATTCTGAAATAatgcagcagaagcagaaagcaGCTGATGAGAAGAAGTCTCTTCAGACAGGAGCAAAATAG
- the LOC125436904 gene encoding small EDRK-rich factor 1-like isoform X1, producing MGGDCGGGNQRELARQKNMKKAQEQNKGKRKEDALSASQRKQRDSEIMQQKQKAADEKKSLQTGAK from the exons ATGGGCGGCGATTGTGGAG GTGGGAACCAGCGTGAACTTGCCCGCCAGAAAAACATGAAGAAAGCTCAAgaacagaacaaaggaaaaagaaaagaggatgcattgtCTGCTTCTCAGAGGAAACAAAG AGATTCTGAAATAatgcagcagaagcagaaagcaGCTGATGAGAAGAAGTCTCTTCAGACAGGAGCAAAATAG